In Aedes albopictus strain Foshan chromosome 3, AalbF5, whole genome shotgun sequence, the genomic window gAGCTATACACccgctgaaacgcgaagcagcaaaggtctaaatggtggtgaatgcctcaaaaactatgtacatgctggtaggcggaaccgaacacgaccggatccatctgggtagtaatgttacgatagacggggatactttcgatgtggtggaggaattcgtctacctcggatccttactgacggctgacaacaacgtgagccgtgaaattcggaggcgcatcatcagcgaaagtcgggcctactacgggctccagaagaaactgcggtcgaaaaagattcacccacgcaccaaatgctccatgcacaaaacgctaataagaccggtggtcctctacgggcacgagacatggaccatgctcgaggaggacctgcaagcactcggagttttcgagcgacgcgtgctaaggacgatcttcggcggtgtgcaggagaacggtgtgtggcggagaaggatgaaccacgagctcgctgcactttacggcgaacccagcatctagaaggtggccaaagctggaaggatacggtggacaggacatgttgcaagaatgccgaacaacaaccctgcaaagctggtgtttgcaactgatccggttggcacaagaaggcatggagcgcagagagcacgatgggcggaccaggtggagcgtgatctggcgagcattgggcgcgaccgaagatggagagcggcagccacaaacctgattattgtggcgtactattgatgattatgtcttgtcttaatgatgttgaacaaataaatgtatgtatgtatgtgaaatctgtgctgctgtacgccagtgaaatttggtgtgtatcagcggagaacacgcaacggctgtagGTCAtcgatagatgcctgcggtatataatttatgcatggtggcctcacaagtggatcttcaacgtggagcttcatcgtcgatgtcatcaaaagccgatagcgacagaaattcgggagcgaaagtggaggtgggtcggccacactctacgcgggggcggaaacgaaatctgcaagcaagcgttagactggaatccagcaggacatcgcagcagaggcagacccagaggctcatggtggcgtagcctcaacaacgaaatcaagcaagtcgaccaaaacttgacctggccacaggtcaaggtgatggctggcaatcgctcaggatggtaatctttcaattcggccctttgCACCACCGTGAATACAGAATGTTCAGCTAAGtatagaacgtgcctctggagccaacctactgaaaGTATACACTTTGATACAAGTGCTGTTTCACACCCACACAGGACTGAAAGTAATAAGACCCCTAGTCGGCTTGAAAATCTCAGAAAACATTTCCAAGGAAAGACCACGGAGTTTCAATTGTGTATTTAACTTTAAAATACAATTCTTTCACTGTAGTGCAGTTCAAAATGACACGGACAGTTATGTAGCATTTTCGCGAAAGTAAGCCACCCTCCTTCAGATCATCACCCTCCCTTCCTCCCACAAACGCATACACATACAAAACCTCTTCCTAGCGCGATAATGGATGAGAGAGAGAAAGAGCACGAGCTTTCAAGGTGGTGGTGGGTGTGATGGTGTGCGCTGTGTTGTGTTGTGCAAATTGCGATTGCGGGCTGCGTTGGTGTCGGTGCGATTACGTTGTGTACATCGTCCACCAACAAGCAGCAACGACGAACAAACGAACAGCAGTCAGTCAGTAACCAGCAAAGCGCAGAttgggtcgtcgtcgtcgttgtttgaGTTCGGTTCGGTACTAGTGGTGTAGTATTTCAGCAAACGCAACAGAAGGAAGAGAACCCCAGTTGGACATTTGCAGGGAAAAGTGCAAATTTTGTCCCGTTTAGCAGCGTTTTTCGCGTCCCAAACCGCGATGGAGGTGGAAGGCAACGTCATCAAGGACGATTCCTCCCGGTAAGTGGGTCGGTGGTGGCGATTTTTCGCGTTCCAAATTTGCTTACTGCGAAAAAATGGATGACAGAAGGAAGAATCCGAAGgagagatttttttccttcgctgTGTAACACTGCTTCGATCTTTTTTTTCTGCCTTCCActccactgctagctgctgctactgctgtgtGTAGGGTACTTTGCTCTACTCTCACTTTGTTGTTtttgctgctgtatggtgccatctagagtgactggaagggagagtggcgtcaatgtcaaaattggaacagcgatcatctgtcaaacccatacaaattcccgttccaaacgagcaggagacctgtcaaaattggaacatgacgccactcccttccagtcactctagtgcCATCATAATAACGAACGATGCACGGCGGACGGATGGACGACGACGATGAGTGATATCAAAATACCATCACTCGCTTGGGAGATTGCATGTGTGTATGTTTGGGGCCCCCAGTTGGGGAGGACAGGGTCGCAGTGCTACCAGTTTGAGTAATGGTATGGTTTGAGCGCTTTGAATCTGGTCCATCAATGTAGTTTTTTGACCTGAAAAAGTGAGAAAGCTTTTCAGTGTATAAGGCGAACAAAATTAGAGTATTAGGAAGAGTTTATAAAGATTCCAGTAATTTAATATTCTAAAACAATGTTTAAGAATCAGCTTCTAATACTGTTCATCTATATGCCAGAATATACTTACAGAACAGTGGCTCTCAGCCTTCCCAAGATGGCAGGCCACTGCTGTCTTCCTTATCGATgcctcaaaatttgacattcatcATTTAATGATGCTTGTAAAAGGAACGTCTGCATAGTTGTTAATCGATCCggagttgaaacgctggtttgaAATTGTTATTGGTTcttcagtcaatcctgtaatcgtattttttccgACAGGTCACCCTTTTTTTCAGCATATGTTACTTATTCGTTGCTCGAAATGGCCTTAGCGCTACAAATGTTCAGATAACTTAGATATTTGTAGACGAAAGTAGAACATAGAACAAACAATTGCAaacacaacatttttttgtcaaaacTAAATCGACGTAACGTGATTTCAACTATTGATAGCTTAACCGAGTACAAAATTCCTCAGAGGGGAAATCAGAAAACCGTTCCCTTATCAACTTTAAATTGATTCAATAATTAGTTCCCCGGCATCAACAATTATATACCTACATTTAGACTGCAGCCCAGTTTTGTATGCAGATTTGGAATATGTGGTTGTTTTGATATCGCGCAACACCCCAATTGTACGGCTAAGTTCGAGTTTGTTCGAATATTAGCATGTGATCTGTTCTAATGCTATCCTGTAATATTTATGATTCGGATGATTCACAGTTGGCAACCACTGCACTGAGCCCAGGCTTGTAAGAGCTCAGTTGGCTTACATGTATTGCACAGTTTAATATTGAATGGGCTTATTCTACGACAGGCGTGGAATGAAACAGCACGGTTTCGCGTAACATGGGAATAAGTTTTATGTGTCACATCATATGAACATTCGTTTCATACATATGGCGATCATTCAAATCGATAGCCTCGCAACGTTAAAAGAAATGTTTTATCTTACCTCACTCGTAGATTATTGTCCACATATCTGACTTAAAAGCGTTCAGTGAGTGTACTTTAACATGTTTATTCGCAAAGTTTGCGCCTTACTTGCTGGGTATTGGTACTCTCTCATGACAGAGTCCAGCGAAAAGTCAAAAACACATTCTTCGACAGAACAAAAACGATGATCTATCGTTTCAGCTTGAAATGTGATAGGCATTAGGCGGCTTGAAACCCCATCTCGCCCTTAGCATTATAGCGTTATGGCATTTTTCGTACTAACCTATTCCGTTATCGTTCTTCAGAGGTAGAATCAGAGGTATTGCTGGTCAACACCATCATAAAATGGGCACCAAAAGCCATGGAGCGCCGCCTGTCAACACTGGCAATACCGTCACGGTCAAAGTGGGACTCAACATGAACATCTGTAGGTTGTGCCTGACGGAGGGTACGGTCAACTCGCGACTGCAACCGGTTTACTACTCTAAGGATACCCCGGACGAGCCACTGTTGCAGAAGATTCTGGATCTCACTACGATACAGGTATTAAAGCATCCAAAGTTGTGCATTGAAACATCCCTAATCCCAATCCTTAATCTTTCAGGTTCAATACGCCACGGATTTCCCCTCGTCGATTTGCATCAACTGCAAGGCCAAATTAGAAGAGTACAGTCACTTTCGTCGACAGTGTATCGAAAATGATGAGCTCCTTCGGATGAAGTACTACGAAATCAAAGCCGCAGAAGATTACCATcttcagcagcaacaacagcagcagcatcagctgcagcaacagcaacaacagcttCACCGGAGCCAAGCAATCGAACAGGAAATTGTAGAGGAAGTCAAAGCAGAGGAATACATTGACGACGCAGATGATATCACGCTGGCCATTGATGAATCTGCTGACGCGGATGAAGAGTTCCAGGACGAAAGCGATGAacaacaccagcaacagcagcagggGCAAGTGGTTGAACAGCAAACGATCCAATACGTGGCGGCGGATGGCACTATGACCGAGTATGTCGAGTCGGGCGATGTAAGGACAGTATCCAGCTCCTCGCAGCAGCAACAAATTCACATCAGCGGATACAGTGAAGGAGAAACTATTCAAGCGGGTGAGGCACACGAAATCTACTACACCGATGGAAATGATACGTATGCAATCCAAACGACGGCCGAGGGCTACGTAAATGCGGCCAACTATGTCCCCCAGGGTTACGATAATCAAACGGAAATCGAATGTACGACTATTGAACACCTCCCGGAAGAGGAAGTCTACATGGATGAGGGAGGCGAAGGCGCAGTTGGAAGCGCCATTACTCCCCGGGGAGCTCATGACCGACCGTTCGTGTGTAAACATTGCAAAACCAGCTTCAAATACGAGTACAATTATGAGAGACACATGAAGAACCACGCAAAAGTTCTGTACAGGTGTGGTAAATGTTCAAAAACTTTCACCAAGCAGAGAAAGTGTCAGCAGCACTTCCTGAAAGCACATTCCTCCCAGCGGTACGAGTGCGACATATGCTTCAGGACGTACAGTCTGCCGACCCGCTTGGAAAATCACGTCATCGAAATGCACTCCGAGAATGGCATCTACAAATGCGATCGATGTACGGATACCTTCACCTCCTATCTAGATTTCAAATCCCACCGTAACAGCCATCACAGTATTAACGGGTCATCGAATGCCGCCGCGACTGTGATTGCCCAGACTGTGGAACAACGACCGCAAACCCTTCAGCAGGTTCAATCTCCTCAACCGCACATAGCGGCACCTCATACGACCACATCCGTCAGTACACGCTCCTCTGTGTCGGATAATTGCGATTTCGAAGTGATGATCGATGAAACCAAGATCCCCAAACCGGCCACCGGCGCTGAATCCGGTGACGAAAAACGACCAACCCAGCAGGAGCAGGATATCATTCTGATCGATGACGAAGCGTCGTCCGCCAACAACAACAATAAACCAGCAACGGCGACGGCGACAGTGGTTGTCAGCACAGCAAGCAACAGCGTCATCAGTGGTGGAAAGATTGTGACCTCAGCGCAAGCTGGTCCCATTGTTAGCAGTGCGATTGCCGTTGCTCCGCAGCCTATTGTCAGTAGTGTTCCGCCACCGCAAGCACCGCCGCCAACGACGATAGCCACCACAACGACAACGGTCATAACGAATGGGATCGACAAGAATAGCATGCACCGGCAGTTGCTGCAGCAGATCGAGGAGAGCGAAGCCAACTCGACTGGACCGAAAATCTACAAGTGCGATAATTGTACGAAAAACTTCGTACACCTGAACAATCTGAAGGCGCACATCTACGCGGAACATGACAACGATAAACCGTTCAAGTGCAAATTGTGCCCCATTTCGTTCAAGACGAAGGAGATTCTGGTGATGCATATGGTGAGTAGAATTTGTCTCATACCGTCAATCGGGGtaacattgggcctggggggtaactgtGGGTCAAAAATCAAGAAAGCTGTTCCGCTCAAAAAACTAACATTGACCTAAGCGATTCTCAGATGTGGATAGGATATGATGGGTGTAACTTGTGTCAACCATACGGTGTTGAAAAAAGTCACAGGGCTGTTACAGATggtgcggattttgcgtttttcgcggtttttgcgtttcgcgcgtttttg contains:
- the LOC115267810 gene encoding zinc finger protein 236-like, with amino-acid sequence MEVEGNVIKDDSSRGRIRGIAGQHHHKMGTKSHGAPPVNTGNTVTVKVGLNMNICRLCLTEGTVNSRLQPVYYSKDTPDEPLLQKILDLTTIQVQYATDFPSSICINCKAKLEEYSHFRRQCIENDELLRMKYYEIKAAEDYHLQQQQQQQHQLQQQQQQLHRSQAIEQEIVEEVKAEEYIDDADDITLAIDESADADEEFQDESDEQHQQQQQGQVVEQQTIQYVAADGTMTEYVESGDVRTVSSSSQQQQIHISGYSEGETIQAGEAHEIYYTDGNDTYAIQTTAEGYVNAANYVPQGYDNQTEIECTTIEHLPEEEVYMDEGGEGAVGSAITPRGAHDRPFVCKHCKTSFKYEYNYERHMKNHAKVLYRCGKCSKTFTKQRKCQQHFLKAHSSQRYECDICFRTYSLPTRLENHVIEMHSENGIYKCDRCTDTFTSYLDFKSHRNSHHSINGSSNAAATVIAQTVEQRPQTLQQVQSPQPHIAAPHTTTSVSTRSSVSDNCDFEVMIDETKIPKPATGAESGDEKRPTQQEQDIILIDDEASSANNNNKPATATATVVVSTASNSVISGGKIVTSAQAGPIVSSAIAVAPQPIVSSVPPPQAPPPTTIATTTTTVITNGIDKNSMHRQLLQQIEESEANSTGPKIYKCDNCTKNFVHLNNLKAHIYAEHDNDKPFKCKLCPISFKTKEILVMHMVLHSQHNTAT